A single region of the Amphiprion ocellaris isolate individual 3 ecotype Okinawa chromosome 4, ASM2253959v1, whole genome shotgun sequence genome encodes:
- the tmem131l gene encoding transmembrane protein 131-like isoform X2 — MAGLQDFHQGSHCHRKTWINILLGILQLLLPCVQHGGAQLQALSQMSTSVVEVWQPEDADPLVPLQVEKERRKDGLPLEDSSSSPYTRENRRPLHFQPPALEFGTQPLGLPRAETIYIHNPSQEVPVTLLSMFTSSRHFYIPSFHRRVIPPRGKASFKLIFLPSEEGNVENTLFINTSAHGLLSYQVFGVGGHQGSLKSIQRKDSLLIFPHIQSIKLTQTQEDASNITILGLLLECSLPKSLLNNPQGSCFQSEERLSLQINLSAGGDRPADLDKLKPYVIEHILVLLVTPSAGQAALGESRIGVYILNSGGKKLYVKDMQVLSKVEASLDFSQVLLRPEAKNFTEVATLACRGSLPGHGQKCISHIGLKIMGNRTTYSFPGLHIAHRLSVGNLFSLFQVKQSDANQVDLWLTNPFPLPLTVFNASLSEKLQGVMKLMNFSSPLTVPQGCWRLLSLQLLSRVLPINQMSTLSLDTSLGTALHIPLYFHFTSSKGEVVFEAERECGHPCPLKLSETGHSEWQRSLLPDFSSSSWSVDNKLAAELCSRWQSHKDKLPCRWPRLPVETSSPLEFGATPVNESKVKTFMLKNPSASVVSVEIRILSLYPAPLDALDLLTKWFNISPLSVNISTTEFSLLASPPKMGEKMGDIKGEGVLRLLLQPWEAREVAVVFTPSEHKPTTTILIIRNNLTVFDMMTVQGHGAKELLRVGGKLPGPGASLRFNVPQSTLMECRDGLRTNKPLFAITKSFKVENAGELPLTVMSMNINGYKCQGFGFEVLQCRSFSLDHNTSSEITIAFTPDFTSSWVIRDLTLVTSRGTSFPFTLNVTLPHHMLPLCAQVVPGPSWEETFWVVTLIFTCFSLFGVCLMAFHHAQYILNEFSTPSIRSNHNSVLSRDNGSVNNITPNGVNKTKGSCKTYVDTCHTSDKGKGRGSPALANSPAPRPQSSKKGSSTTPSQQQKKHKVSLYYTKFKSSSSTATAGAVTMDEEHEDLTPDPPLTPDLDVCNNNQPAFISELDKKTSADYKEDLQSTIEDRVPAAVMFPMEMPAGFPADVTLSPGPGPGLLVCSPVEKNCTEHYAEKMDSDKRDSSELELREDGKGQKKKAQSTETGAAPGNNKGKRSRRKTENVSSAPEHNVLAMPEREKEPDWKTGDHNISGTRSRNRCCNGTKLEALKPGQSAESPLKQNGVCPARIRRKCATERRLGGVCESGSDSGSSSGSVRASRGSWGSWSSASSMEGDKDANVRTHACTTSSRKRDSMQYSVYLAERDCYQTIPANYKALSMNSLYHKDLCQSPDPTASSFTPSFAAVAAGMDRNMDLTGQYQPEETWSAPSIPLTNEFRYNTTEALPYIPQPAASAPYNGFTWSNANSHCNNPYTYCEERNYIGNGMFPTGFPCHESQKAHGNQSSWSEEQPQESPSTWDRAACVGSKPYFSGTRSLSPMSSLFGSIWTPQSEPYQSHFQPERSAPMSPVSPITPITPITPPHSPFSREPGGTCGPTQYSSFNPFGPHMNLDIWNSSSNRSSNSQLSNDSGYCGDV, encoded by the exons CAGCTCTTCTCCATATACACGGGAGAATAGGAGGCCCTTGCATTTTCAGCCCCCAGCGCTGGAGTTTGGGACACA GCCGCTGGGGCTGCCAAGAGCTGAAaccatatatatacacaaccCCAGCCAGGAAGTTCCTGTGACACTGCTGTCAATGTTTACATCCAGCAGACATTTTTACATACCTTCCTTTCACAGAAGA GTGATCCCACCCAGGGGGAAGGCATCTTTTAAACTAATTTTCCTCCCGTCTGAGGAGGGCAATGtagaaaacacattatttataaACACATCGGCCCATGGGCTGCTGTCATACCAG GTATTTGGTGTGGGAGGCCACCAGGGTTCATTAAAATCTATCCAAAGAAAGGATAGTTTGCTAATATTCCCTCACATCCAGAGCATTAAACTGACCCAAACTCAG gaagatgccTCCAACATCACTATACTGGGTCTACTCCTGGAGTGCAGCTTACCGAAGAGTTTGTTGAACAATCCTCAG GGGTCCTGCTTCCAGAGCGAGGAGCGCCTCAGTCTGCAGATTAATCTGTCTGCGGGTGGCGACCGGCCTGCTGACCTGGACAAGCTCAAGCCCTACGTCATTGAGCACATTTTGGTCCTGCTGGTCACCCCTAGTGCTGGACAGGCTGCGTTAG GAGAATCTAGAATTggagtttatatattaaattcTGGAGGGAAGAAGCTCTATGTAAAG GATATGCAGGTGCTATCCAAAGTGGAGGCCAGCCTAGACTTCAGTCAGGTTCTTCTCAGACCAGAAGCAAAAAACTTCACTGAAGTGGCTACCCTAGCGTGCAGAG GGTCATTGCCAGGCCATGGACAGAAATGCATTAGTCATATCGGTTTAAAAATTATGGGAAACAGGACAACCTACAGCTTTCCAGGACTACATATCGCACACAG ATTGAGTGTGGGGAACTTGTTCAGCCTGTTCCAGGTGAAACAAAGTGATGCCAATCAGGTCGACCTGTGGCTCACAAACCCCTTCCCCCTGCCGCTCACTGTGTTTAATGCCAGCCTCTCAGAGAAGCTACAGGGAGTGATGAAG CTGATGAACTTCAGCAGTCCACTGACGGTTCCTCAGGGCTGCTGGCGGCTTCTGTCTCTCCAGCTGCTCAGCAGAGTCCTTCCCATCAACCAGATGTCCACCCTGAGTTTGGATACCAGCCTGGGCACAGCCCTGCACATTCCACTCTACTTTCATTTCACTTCTTCTAAG GGGGAAGTTGTTTTTGAGGCTGAAAGAGAGTGTGGACATCCTTGCCCTCTTAAATTATCTGAAACAG GTCATTCAGAGTGGCAGCGTTCTCTCcttccagacttttcctcctCATCCTGGAGTGTAGACAACAAACTGGCAGCTGAACTCTGCTCTCGATGGCAGAGTCACAAAGACAAACTGCCTTGCAG ATGGCCCAGGCTGCCTGTAGAGACATCCTCTCCTCTGGAATTTGGTGCTACACCTGTCAATGAGAGCAAG GTGAAGACTTTCATGCTGAAGAATCCTTCGGCTTCTGTGGTTTCTGTCGAGATTCGAATCCTGTCCCTGTACCCTGCTCCCCTGGACGCTCTGGACCTTCTCACTAAATG GTTCAATATTAGCCCCCTCTCTGTCAACATCAGCACAACAGAGTTTTCGTTATTGGCTTCTCCTCCCAAG ATGGGTGAGAAGATGGGGGACATTAAAGGAGAGGGCGTCCTACGGCTGTTGCTGCAGCCCTGGGAAGCCAGAGAGGTTGCTGTTGTCTTTACTCCTTCTGAACACAAACCCACCACCACCATTCTCATCATCAG GAACAACTTGACAGTGTTCGACATGATGACGGTACAGGGCCACGGGGCCAAAGAGCTGCTAAGAGTCGGAGGCAAACTACCGGGTCCAGGAGCTTCTCTACGCTTCAATGTTCCTCAGTCAACTCTAATGGAGTGTCGTGATG GTCTGCGCACCAATAAGCCTCTGTTCGCCATCACAAAGAGTTTCAAGGTGGAGAATGCAGGAGAACTTCCTCTGACAGTCATGTCGATGAATATAAATGGTTATAAGTGTCAGGGGTTTGGCTTCGAGGTGCTACAGTGTCGTTCCTTCAGCCTCGACCACAACACCTCCTCTGAGATCACCATTGC GTTCACCCCAGACTTCACCTCATCCTGGGTGATCCGGGACCTCACCCTGGTGACGTCACGTGGCACCTCCTTCCCTTTTACCCTCAATGTGACGCTGCCCCACCACATGTTGCCTCTCTGTGCCCAGGTGGTTCCTGGTCCCAGCTGGGAGGAAACTTTCTGGGTGGTCACCCTCATCTTCACATG CTTCTCCTTGTTTGGTGTTTGTCTGATGGCATTCCATCATGCGCAGTATATCCTGAATGAGTTCTCCACACCCAGCATCCGAAGCAACCACAACTCTGTCCTGTCCCGCGACAATGGCTCAGTCAATAATATCACACCCAATGGAGTAAA taaaacaaagggcAGCTGTAAGACCTACGTGGACACCTGTCACACGTCTGACAAAGGTAAAGGTCGTGGCTCTCCAGCTTTGGCCAACAGCCCCGCCCCTCGTCCTCAATCCTCAAAGAAAGGCTCCTCAACCACCCCGTCCCaacaacagaagaaacacaaagtttCACTCTATTACACCAAATTCAAGTCCAGCTCATCCACAGCCACAGCTGGTGCTGTGACAATGGACGAAGAGCACGAAGACCTGACACCAGACCCTCCCCTCACCCCGGACCTCGACGTCTGCAACAACAACCAACCAGCTTTCATCAGCGAGCTGGATAAAAAGACATCAGCAGACTATAAAGAAGACCTCCAGAGCACTATAGAAGACAGAGTTCCAGCAGCAGTTATGTTTCCCATGGAAATGCCTGCTGGTTTCCCAGCTGATGTCACATTGagtccaggaccaggaccaggccTGTTAGTGTGCAGTCCTGTAGAAAAAAACTGCACGGAGCACTATGCAGAGAAGATGGACTCTGACAAAAGGGACAGTTCTGAGCTGGAG CTGAGAGAAGATGGcaaaggccaaaaaaagaaagcacagAGCACCGAGACTGGCGCTGCACCAGGGAATAATAAGGGAAAGAGGAGTCGcaggaagacagaaaatgtctccag TGCTCCTGAGCACAATGTGCTAGCGATgccagagagggagaaagaaccTGACTGGAAAACAGGCGACCATAACATCAGTGGAACCCGCAGCAGGAACCGATGCTGCAACGGCACCAAGCTAGAAGCTCTAAAACCTGGACAGAGTGCTGAGAGCCCCCTCAAACAGAACG GTGTGTGTCCTGCTCGCATTCGGAGAAAGTGTGCTACAGAGCGGCGTCTAGGCGGAGTGTGTGAGTCGGGCTCAGACTCTGGCAGCTCGTCGGGCAGCGTGAGGGCGAGCAGAGGAAGCTGGGGCAGCTGGAGCAGCGCCAGCAGCATGGAGGGCGACAAGGACGCCAATGTCCGAACACATGCCTGCACTACCTCATCTAGAAAAA ggGACTCCATGCAGTACAGCGTTTACCTAGCAGAGAGAGACTGCTACCAGACCATACCTGCAAACTACAAGGCTCTAAG CATGAATAGCCTGTACCATAAAGACCTGTGCCAAAGCCCCGACCCCACAGCGTCCAGCTTCACCCCCAGTTTTGCTGCCGTCGCTGCAGGAATGGACAGGAACATGG ACCTGACAGGCCAGTATCAGCCTGAGGAGACGTGGTCagctccatccatccctctcaCCAACGAGTTCAGATACAACACCACCGAAGCTCTGCCCTACATACCTCAACCAGCAGCCAGCGCGCCATACAACGG GTTTACTTGGAGTAATGCCAACAGTCATTGCAACAATCCCTACACCTACTGTGAGGAAAGGAACTACATAG GTAATGGGATGTTTCCGACTGGTTTTCCCTGCCACGAGAGCCAGAAGGCGCACGGCAATCAGAGCAGCTGGAGCGAGGAGCAGCCTCAGGAATCACCTTCAACCTGGGACAGAGCGGCCTGCGTGGGCAGCAAG CCATACTTCTCGGGGACCCGCAGCCTCTCCCCCATGTCCAGCCTGTTTGGATCCATCTGGACGCCCCAGAGCGAGCCCTATCAGAGCCACTTCCAACCGGAGCGATCAGCCCCGATGTCCCCGGTGTCCCCCATCACCCCCATCACCCCCATCACGCCTCCCCACTCCCCCTTCAGCCGTGAGCCAGGGGGAACTTGCGGGCCGACTCAGTACTCCAGCTTCAACCCCTTCGGTCCACACATGAACCTGGACATTTGGAACTCTTCGTCCAACCGCAGCTCCAACTCCCAGCTGTCCAACGACTCTGGCTACTGTGGAGATGTTTGA
- the tmem131l gene encoding transmembrane protein 131-like isoform X1: MAGLQDFHQGSHCHRKTWINILLGILQLLLPCVQHGGAQLQALSQMSTSVVEVWQPEDADPLVPLQVEKERRKDGLPLEDSSSSPYTRENRRPLHFQPPALEFGTQPLGLPRAETIYIHNPSQEVPVTLLSMFTSSRHFYIPSFHRRVIPPRGKASFKLIFLPSEEGNVENTLFINTSAHGLLSYQVFGVGGHQGSLKSIQRKDSLLIFPHIQSIKLTQTQEDASNITILGLLLECSLPKSLLNNPQGSCFQSEERLSLQINLSAGGDRPADLDKLKPYVIEHILVLLVTPSAGQAALGESRIGVYILNSGGKKLYVKDMQVLSKVEASLDFSQVLLRPEAKNFTEVATLACRGSLPGHGQKCISHIGLKIMGNRTTYSFPGLHIAHRLSVGNLFSLFQVKQSDANQVDLWLTNPFPLPLTVFNASLSEKLQGVMKLMNFSSPLTVPQGCWRLLSLQLLSRVLPINQMSTLSLDTSLGTALHIPLYFHFTSSKQGEVVFEAERECGHPCPLKLSETGHSEWQRSLLPDFSSSSWSVDNKLAAELCSRWQSHKDKLPCRWPRLPVETSSPLEFGATPVNESKVKTFMLKNPSASVVSVEIRILSLYPAPLDALDLLTKWFNISPLSVNISTTEFSLLASPPKMGEKMGDIKGEGVLRLLLQPWEAREVAVVFTPSEHKPTTTILIIRNNLTVFDMMTVQGHGAKELLRVGGKLPGPGASLRFNVPQSTLMECRDGLRTNKPLFAITKSFKVENAGELPLTVMSMNINGYKCQGFGFEVLQCRSFSLDHNTSSEITIAFTPDFTSSWVIRDLTLVTSRGTSFPFTLNVTLPHHMLPLCAQVVPGPSWEETFWVVTLIFTCFSLFGVCLMAFHHAQYILNEFSTPSIRSNHNSVLSRDNGSVNNITPNGVNKTKGSCKTYVDTCHTSDKGKGRGSPALANSPAPRPQSSKKGSSTTPSQQQKKHKVSLYYTKFKSSSSTATAGAVTMDEEHEDLTPDPPLTPDLDVCNNNQPAFISELDKKTSADYKEDLQSTIEDRVPAAVMFPMEMPAGFPADVTLSPGPGPGLLVCSPVEKNCTEHYAEKMDSDKRDSSELELREDGKGQKKKAQSTETGAAPGNNKGKRSRRKTENVSSAPEHNVLAMPEREKEPDWKTGDHNISGTRSRNRCCNGTKLEALKPGQSAESPLKQNGVCPARIRRKCATERRLGGVCESGSDSGSSSGSVRASRGSWGSWSSASSMEGDKDANVRTHACTTSSRKRDSMQYSVYLAERDCYQTIPANYKALSMNSLYHKDLCQSPDPTASSFTPSFAAVAAGMDRNMDLTGQYQPEETWSAPSIPLTNEFRYNTTEALPYIPQPAASAPYNGFTWSNANSHCNNPYTYCEERNYIGNGMFPTGFPCHESQKAHGNQSSWSEEQPQESPSTWDRAACVGSKPYFSGTRSLSPMSSLFGSIWTPQSEPYQSHFQPERSAPMSPVSPITPITPITPPHSPFSREPGGTCGPTQYSSFNPFGPHMNLDIWNSSSNRSSNSQLSNDSGYCGDV, translated from the exons CAGCTCTTCTCCATATACACGGGAGAATAGGAGGCCCTTGCATTTTCAGCCCCCAGCGCTGGAGTTTGGGACACA GCCGCTGGGGCTGCCAAGAGCTGAAaccatatatatacacaaccCCAGCCAGGAAGTTCCTGTGACACTGCTGTCAATGTTTACATCCAGCAGACATTTTTACATACCTTCCTTTCACAGAAGA GTGATCCCACCCAGGGGGAAGGCATCTTTTAAACTAATTTTCCTCCCGTCTGAGGAGGGCAATGtagaaaacacattatttataaACACATCGGCCCATGGGCTGCTGTCATACCAG GTATTTGGTGTGGGAGGCCACCAGGGTTCATTAAAATCTATCCAAAGAAAGGATAGTTTGCTAATATTCCCTCACATCCAGAGCATTAAACTGACCCAAACTCAG gaagatgccTCCAACATCACTATACTGGGTCTACTCCTGGAGTGCAGCTTACCGAAGAGTTTGTTGAACAATCCTCAG GGGTCCTGCTTCCAGAGCGAGGAGCGCCTCAGTCTGCAGATTAATCTGTCTGCGGGTGGCGACCGGCCTGCTGACCTGGACAAGCTCAAGCCCTACGTCATTGAGCACATTTTGGTCCTGCTGGTCACCCCTAGTGCTGGACAGGCTGCGTTAG GAGAATCTAGAATTggagtttatatattaaattcTGGAGGGAAGAAGCTCTATGTAAAG GATATGCAGGTGCTATCCAAAGTGGAGGCCAGCCTAGACTTCAGTCAGGTTCTTCTCAGACCAGAAGCAAAAAACTTCACTGAAGTGGCTACCCTAGCGTGCAGAG GGTCATTGCCAGGCCATGGACAGAAATGCATTAGTCATATCGGTTTAAAAATTATGGGAAACAGGACAACCTACAGCTTTCCAGGACTACATATCGCACACAG ATTGAGTGTGGGGAACTTGTTCAGCCTGTTCCAGGTGAAACAAAGTGATGCCAATCAGGTCGACCTGTGGCTCACAAACCCCTTCCCCCTGCCGCTCACTGTGTTTAATGCCAGCCTCTCAGAGAAGCTACAGGGAGTGATGAAG CTGATGAACTTCAGCAGTCCACTGACGGTTCCTCAGGGCTGCTGGCGGCTTCTGTCTCTCCAGCTGCTCAGCAGAGTCCTTCCCATCAACCAGATGTCCACCCTGAGTTTGGATACCAGCCTGGGCACAGCCCTGCACATTCCACTCTACTTTCATTTCACTTCTTCTAAG CAGGGGGAAGTTGTTTTTGAGGCTGAAAGAGAGTGTGGACATCCTTGCCCTCTTAAATTATCTGAAACAG GTCATTCAGAGTGGCAGCGTTCTCTCcttccagacttttcctcctCATCCTGGAGTGTAGACAACAAACTGGCAGCTGAACTCTGCTCTCGATGGCAGAGTCACAAAGACAAACTGCCTTGCAG ATGGCCCAGGCTGCCTGTAGAGACATCCTCTCCTCTGGAATTTGGTGCTACACCTGTCAATGAGAGCAAG GTGAAGACTTTCATGCTGAAGAATCCTTCGGCTTCTGTGGTTTCTGTCGAGATTCGAATCCTGTCCCTGTACCCTGCTCCCCTGGACGCTCTGGACCTTCTCACTAAATG GTTCAATATTAGCCCCCTCTCTGTCAACATCAGCACAACAGAGTTTTCGTTATTGGCTTCTCCTCCCAAG ATGGGTGAGAAGATGGGGGACATTAAAGGAGAGGGCGTCCTACGGCTGTTGCTGCAGCCCTGGGAAGCCAGAGAGGTTGCTGTTGTCTTTACTCCTTCTGAACACAAACCCACCACCACCATTCTCATCATCAG GAACAACTTGACAGTGTTCGACATGATGACGGTACAGGGCCACGGGGCCAAAGAGCTGCTAAGAGTCGGAGGCAAACTACCGGGTCCAGGAGCTTCTCTACGCTTCAATGTTCCTCAGTCAACTCTAATGGAGTGTCGTGATG GTCTGCGCACCAATAAGCCTCTGTTCGCCATCACAAAGAGTTTCAAGGTGGAGAATGCAGGAGAACTTCCTCTGACAGTCATGTCGATGAATATAAATGGTTATAAGTGTCAGGGGTTTGGCTTCGAGGTGCTACAGTGTCGTTCCTTCAGCCTCGACCACAACACCTCCTCTGAGATCACCATTGC GTTCACCCCAGACTTCACCTCATCCTGGGTGATCCGGGACCTCACCCTGGTGACGTCACGTGGCACCTCCTTCCCTTTTACCCTCAATGTGACGCTGCCCCACCACATGTTGCCTCTCTGTGCCCAGGTGGTTCCTGGTCCCAGCTGGGAGGAAACTTTCTGGGTGGTCACCCTCATCTTCACATG CTTCTCCTTGTTTGGTGTTTGTCTGATGGCATTCCATCATGCGCAGTATATCCTGAATGAGTTCTCCACACCCAGCATCCGAAGCAACCACAACTCTGTCCTGTCCCGCGACAATGGCTCAGTCAATAATATCACACCCAATGGAGTAAA taaaacaaagggcAGCTGTAAGACCTACGTGGACACCTGTCACACGTCTGACAAAGGTAAAGGTCGTGGCTCTCCAGCTTTGGCCAACAGCCCCGCCCCTCGTCCTCAATCCTCAAAGAAAGGCTCCTCAACCACCCCGTCCCaacaacagaagaaacacaaagtttCACTCTATTACACCAAATTCAAGTCCAGCTCATCCACAGCCACAGCTGGTGCTGTGACAATGGACGAAGAGCACGAAGACCTGACACCAGACCCTCCCCTCACCCCGGACCTCGACGTCTGCAACAACAACCAACCAGCTTTCATCAGCGAGCTGGATAAAAAGACATCAGCAGACTATAAAGAAGACCTCCAGAGCACTATAGAAGACAGAGTTCCAGCAGCAGTTATGTTTCCCATGGAAATGCCTGCTGGTTTCCCAGCTGATGTCACATTGagtccaggaccaggaccaggccTGTTAGTGTGCAGTCCTGTAGAAAAAAACTGCACGGAGCACTATGCAGAGAAGATGGACTCTGACAAAAGGGACAGTTCTGAGCTGGAG CTGAGAGAAGATGGcaaaggccaaaaaaagaaagcacagAGCACCGAGACTGGCGCTGCACCAGGGAATAATAAGGGAAAGAGGAGTCGcaggaagacagaaaatgtctccag TGCTCCTGAGCACAATGTGCTAGCGATgccagagagggagaaagaaccTGACTGGAAAACAGGCGACCATAACATCAGTGGAACCCGCAGCAGGAACCGATGCTGCAACGGCACCAAGCTAGAAGCTCTAAAACCTGGACAGAGTGCTGAGAGCCCCCTCAAACAGAACG GTGTGTGTCCTGCTCGCATTCGGAGAAAGTGTGCTACAGAGCGGCGTCTAGGCGGAGTGTGTGAGTCGGGCTCAGACTCTGGCAGCTCGTCGGGCAGCGTGAGGGCGAGCAGAGGAAGCTGGGGCAGCTGGAGCAGCGCCAGCAGCATGGAGGGCGACAAGGACGCCAATGTCCGAACACATGCCTGCACTACCTCATCTAGAAAAA ggGACTCCATGCAGTACAGCGTTTACCTAGCAGAGAGAGACTGCTACCAGACCATACCTGCAAACTACAAGGCTCTAAG CATGAATAGCCTGTACCATAAAGACCTGTGCCAAAGCCCCGACCCCACAGCGTCCAGCTTCACCCCCAGTTTTGCTGCCGTCGCTGCAGGAATGGACAGGAACATGG ACCTGACAGGCCAGTATCAGCCTGAGGAGACGTGGTCagctccatccatccctctcaCCAACGAGTTCAGATACAACACCACCGAAGCTCTGCCCTACATACCTCAACCAGCAGCCAGCGCGCCATACAACGG GTTTACTTGGAGTAATGCCAACAGTCATTGCAACAATCCCTACACCTACTGTGAGGAAAGGAACTACATAG GTAATGGGATGTTTCCGACTGGTTTTCCCTGCCACGAGAGCCAGAAGGCGCACGGCAATCAGAGCAGCTGGAGCGAGGAGCAGCCTCAGGAATCACCTTCAACCTGGGACAGAGCGGCCTGCGTGGGCAGCAAG CCATACTTCTCGGGGACCCGCAGCCTCTCCCCCATGTCCAGCCTGTTTGGATCCATCTGGACGCCCCAGAGCGAGCCCTATCAGAGCCACTTCCAACCGGAGCGATCAGCCCCGATGTCCCCGGTGTCCCCCATCACCCCCATCACCCCCATCACGCCTCCCCACTCCCCCTTCAGCCGTGAGCCAGGGGGAACTTGCGGGCCGACTCAGTACTCCAGCTTCAACCCCTTCGGTCCACACATGAACCTGGACATTTGGAACTCTTCGTCCAACCGCAGCTCCAACTCCCAGCTGTCCAACGACTCTGGCTACTGTGGAGATGTTTGA